The Micromonospora sp. NBC_00421 DNA window CTGGGCCGACCCGGACCCGGCCCGGGTCGCCGTGGCCGACACGTTCGCCTGAGCCGTCGCCCTGCCCGCCGGCGTCCGTAAGCTGTGCGGGTGGCCCCGGACGACCGCTCGCTCCCCCGTCGGTCACCGCCGACGTGCGGGCGTCGCCACCTGTCGACCACTGCGGAGGCGGCTCGATGAGTCGACGCGGTGCGGGCACCCGGGTCACCCACCAGGCGCTTCCCCCGGCGATGCGGGACGCGGTGGACGAGTTCGCCGCCCACCTCGCCCAGGTGCGCAACCGGTCCGCGCACACCGTCCGGGCGTACGTGGCCGACCTGGTCTCGCTGCTCGACCATGCCGTCCGGATGGGCTGTGCCGAGCCCGCCGACCTGGAGCTGGGCGTGCTGCGTAGCTGGCTGGCGAAGCAGCGGACGACAGGCGCGGCGCACAGCTCGTCGGCCCGGCGGGCCGCCGCGGCGCGTACCTTCAGCGGTTGGGCGCACCGGTCCGGCCTGCTGGCCACGGATGTAGCCGCCCCGCTGGCCACCCCGAAGGCCCGTCGGGAGCTGCCGGTCGTGCTCCGCGCCGACCAGGCCGCCACCCTCGTCGAGGCCCCGGGCGACGGCGGGTCTTCCGGACCGGGCGGTGCCGGTGGCCCCGGGTCGCCGGGGACGGCCACGGCGGCCGATCCGGTCCTGTTGCGCGACCGGGCGTTGCTCGAACTGCTCTACGCGACCGGCGCGCGGATCAGCGAGGTGTGCGGGTTGGACGCCACTGACGTCGACCACGAACGCCTGGTGGTCCGGGTCCTCGGCAAGGGCAACCGGGAGCGGACGGTCCCGTACGGGCTGCCGGCCCAGCGGGCGATCGACAGGTGGTTGGCGGTCGGCCGGCCCGAACTGGCCGGCCCGACCTCCGACCGGGCGCTGTTCCTCGGCACCCGGGGCGGGCGGCTCCATCCCACGACGGCCCGCCGGATCGTCGCCGGTTACGCCCGGGCCACCGGGCTGCCGCCGACCAGCCCGCACGGGCTGCGCCACTCGGCGGCCACCCACCTGCTGGACGGCGGCGCGGACCTGCGGGCGGTGCAGGAGCTGCTGGGGCACTCCTCCCTGGCGAGCACCCAGATCTACACCCACGTGTCGGTGGAGCGGTTGCGCGCCGCCTACCGCCAGGCCCACCCCCGGGCCTGACCACGTCGGGCCTGACCCACCCCGGGCCTGACCCACGCCGGGCCAGGCGCACGCCGGGCCAGGCGCACGCCGGGCCAGGCGCACGCCGGGCCAGGCGCGTCACGCAGACGGGTCGCAGTGACCGGCGACGATCGGTCCGCCGGTCACC harbors:
- a CDS encoding tyrosine recombinase XerC encodes the protein MSRRGAGTRVTHQALPPAMRDAVDEFAAHLAQVRNRSAHTVRAYVADLVSLLDHAVRMGCAEPADLELGVLRSWLAKQRTTGAAHSSSARRAAAARTFSGWAHRSGLLATDVAAPLATPKARRELPVVLRADQAATLVEAPGDGGSSGPGGAGGPGSPGTATAADPVLLRDRALLELLYATGARISEVCGLDATDVDHERLVVRVLGKGNRERTVPYGLPAQRAIDRWLAVGRPELAGPTSDRALFLGTRGGRLHPTTARRIVAGYARATGLPPTSPHGLRHSAATHLLDGGADLRAVQELLGHSSLASTQIYTHVSVERLRAAYRQAHPRA